The candidate division KSB1 bacterium nucleotide sequence CCTACGACCACCTCCTTCAGGCCCGTCTCAGGGACGGGGGTGTCGAGATGCTGGCCACGGGCGAAGCTTGTTTCACGGAGGCGTCCGTGGCGCGGAGGCGCGGCCTCGTCGCTTGCATTTGGGAGAACGCGACCTCCTTGCCCGAAATAGGACTCCTGGACCTGGGCAAGCGAACGTTCCAGCCCCTAACCCACTTCAGCTCCGATCTTCGCCGCTTCCAGCTCGGCCGCCAGACGGTTCTGCGCTGGACCAGCGAGGGATATGAGATAGAGGGGATCTTGATCTATCCGCCAGGGTACGAGGAAGGTGCGCCGGTGCCGCTGATCGTGGCCGTGCACGGCGGCCCCTTTGCGCGCTTCCGCAACGTGTTCCGCCAGGGATATATGCTTCAGGTCCTGGCTGGCCGCGGATATGCGATTCTGGCCCCAAATCCCAGGGGCAGTTCCGGCTACGGCGATCGTTTTGGGCAGGCAAATCGCTACGATCTGGGTGGAGGCGACTTCCGGGACATCCTCGCCGGCGTCGATCAGGTTGTGCGACTGGGAGTGGCTGATAGCAATCGCCTCGGGGTCATGGGCGGCAGCTATGGTGGCTACATGACCAACTGGATCATCAGCCAGACCGATCGCTTTCGAGCAGCTGTCTCCATGTACGGCATCTTCAGCCTTCTGACAGACTGGAGCAACTCTGTCCAGCCCTCCTGGGAAAAGATGTACCTCGGTAGCTACTACTGGGAGGATCTGCAGCCTTATCTGGAGCGCTCCCCGGCCTTTCACGTCCAGAAGATCCGAACCCCGGTGCTTATTCTCCACGGCGAGGAGGATGACCTCACAGCCGTGGCAAACTCCCGGGAGATGTACCAGGCTCTGAGAGTCCTCGGGAGGACGGTGAAATTCGTGGTCTACCCCCGCGAGGGGCACGGGATCGACCGGGAACCGAATCACCTCCGAGACCGTACGCAGCGCATCCTGGAGTGGTTCGATACGTATCTGCGCCGTCCATGACCTTTTGGGAGGGGATCAGCATTGCGGACGAATTGTGGCCCGCGCTTCCAGCCGACATTGGAGGGACGGTGGGCTCTGGTTACCGGAGCAAACGGCCCCATTGGGAAATGCGTGGCCCTGGCCCTCGCCGAACGAGGAGCCAACGTTGCCCTGG carries:
- a CDS encoding S9 family peptidase, with amino-acid sequence MRKWILLLLILAAGRTVLSEDLLQRLTVEDYLQLPMASSPAISPQGSHVAFVVRRAELERNRFVRSVWMVRTDGTGLVQLTQSIGEDFHPQWSPDGNSLAFLSTRPYFSGGVRREGVAQIWLVSLAGGEARRLSDATEGVLGFRWSPSAQVIYYTTRKPPSAEERRKQEEDKQKGFDAIVVGEPKRPVELWALDLRENRGQRVAELDPGVNEMDVDPTGRWLVYATNYTGELDDEQKYDLWLIDLTNGERRQLTDFPGPETSPAFSPDGHWIAYVAQTVPDIEFAETDIWVIPVTGGSPRCLTGSFGYAARNPGWTADGNAIIFEAAIRTYDHLLQARLRDGGVEMLATGEACFTEASVARRRGLVACIWENATSLPEIGLLDLGKRTFQPLTHFSSDLRRFQLGRQTVLRWTSEGYEIEGILIYPPGYEEGAPVPLIVAVHGGPFARFRNVFRQGYMLQVLAGRGYAILAPNPRGSSGYGDRFGQANRYDLGGGDFRDILAGVDQVVRLGVADSNRLGVMGGSYGGYMTNWIISQTDRFRAAVSMYGIFSLLTDWSNSVQPSWEKMYLGSYYWEDLQPYLERSPAFHVQKIRTPVLILHGEEDDLTAVANSREMYQALRVLGRTVKFVVYPREGHGIDREPNHLRDRTQRILEWFDTYLRRP